Part of the Alteribacter lacisalsi genome, CGATGGTGACTGCCCAGGATCACAAGCGGGCGTTTGATAACGATCAGGGCCCCAACACAGGCGGTATGGGCGCTTATTCCCCCGTTCCGCACATGAGCAGCGACATGATCCGGGAGGCAGAGGAAACCATTGTAAGAAAAATGGCCAAAGCCCTCTCTGCAGAAGGAACGCCGTTCACCGGTTTTCTTTATGCTGGTCTGATGATGACAGAAGACGGGCCGAAGGTGATTGAATTTAACGCCCGCTTCGGTGATCCGGAAGCCCAGGTGATTCTGCCGAGGCTTGAGACGCCTCTTGATGAAGTGATTACCGCTGTCATGAGCGGCGAGGAGATTGCGGCCAGGTGGACGCCGGACTCTTGTATCGGCGTGGTGCTTGCATCAGAGGGGTACCCGGCATCGTATGAAAAAGGCACGGCCCTTGATGACCTTCTTTTTGACGGAGAGAGAAGCATTCCTTTTTTTCACGCAGGAACGAAAAAGACGCCGTCGGGTTGGGTGACCGACGGCGGCAGGGTAGGGCTGGTGACGGCGATGCGGCCGTCATTGAAGGACGCGATGGACGAGGTGTACAGCGTGATGGGTGGCCTCGCACTTGACGGTCTGTTTTACCGGACGGACATTGGTGCACGGGCCGTTACTGCCGTGCGCGCCCCCGGTCCCAGATAAACAGAATCATCGCGAGTGACCCGATCAGCATGAGAAAAATGAAGACAGTGTCGGTTGCGTATTCCCAGAGCAAGTTGACCGCTCCTTTCTGAATAAGGTGCCTCCGCATGTGCGGCAGGCACCTTTTGGTATGCTGGGGTTATTTGCGTACGTTACGACGGATTAAGGGGGTCGATGTCGAACTCGCCGCCTTCTCCGCCCTGGCGATGGTCGTCCATATTCTCCATGCCTTCCTCAACCGCGTAGGTGACAGGGCAAAAGCGGGTGATGCCTTCTGCAATTTTCAGTGAGCCGATGATCGCTACAAAGAGCGGCATGCCTTCCT contains:
- the purD gene encoding phosphoribosylamine--glycine ligase, with the protein product MKVLVIGKGGREHALAWAFHKSPNVTEVIAAPGSDGMGDVARCVPIAETDHDGIIALAQDEQTGLVVIGPEAPLVDGLADRLQEADVPVFGPTAAAAQVEGSKEFAKQMMKKYAIPTARYDVFHSLEQAKRYVSEQGAPIVIKADGLAAGKGVVVAQTEAEAFEALEQMLDTKAFGEAGARVVIEECLEGEECSLMAFVHGETVVPMVTAQDHKRAFDNDQGPNTGGMGAYSPVPHMSSDMIREAEETIVRKMAKALSAEGTPFTGFLYAGLMMTEDGPKVIEFNARFGDPEAQVILPRLETPLDEVITAVMSGEEIAARWTPDSCIGVVLASEGYPASYEKGTALDDLLFDGERSIPFFHAGTKKTPSGWVTDGGRVGLVTAMRPSLKDAMDEVYSVMGGLALDGLFYRTDIGARAVTAVRAPGPR
- a CDS encoding EYxxD motif small membrane protein, with translation MLWEYATDTVFIFLMLIGSLAMILFIWDRGRARQ
- a CDS encoding YgaP family membrane protein, which codes for MIRPNIGLINALIRIAAGFTILAWATARLTRKPKEGMPLFVAIIGSLKIAEGITRFCPVTYAVEEGMENMDDHRQGGEGGEFDIDPLNPS